A genomic stretch from Telopea speciosissima isolate NSW1024214 ecotype Mountain lineage chromosome 7, Tspe_v1, whole genome shotgun sequence includes:
- the LOC122669650 gene encoding xyloglucan galactosyltransferase MUR3-like isoform X1: MRRRLSECSTPDLMLKATGKNQPSRFCLLLSLSVLLWSVFFYFHFVFIGGGTVDEFIKLEPNPSQTQPSKARRPPPESYPFIRALKTVENKSDPCGGRYIYVHDLAPQFNEDMLKECKTLSLWTNMCKFTTNAGLGPPLENVEGVFSNTGWHATNQFAVDVIFSNRMKQYECLTQNSSIAAAIFVPFYAGLDISRYLWGYNISVRDASSLALVDWLVKRPEWKVMGGKDHFLVAGRITWDFRRLSDQDSDWGSKLLFLPAAKNMSMLVVESSPWNANDFAIPYPTYFHPAKDADVFVWQDRMRKLERPWLFSFAGAPRPGNPKSIRGQIIDQCRNSKVCKLLECDFGESKCHSPSSIMQMFQSSLFCLQPQGDSYTRRSAFDSMLAGCIPVFFHPGSAYAQYTWHLPRNYSKYSVFISEDDIHKRKVSIEERLLQISPEQVKIMREEVISLIPRLIYADPRSRLETLKDAFDVAVQSVIDKVTKLREDIIKGREDPNFIEETAWKYALLEEGQYEVGPHVWDPFFSKPKDNGDSDGSSVEASKNSWKNELTAKS; encoded by the coding sequence ATGAGACGTCGCCTGTCGGAGTGCAGTACTCCTGACCTAATGCTGAAGGCTACCGGAAAGAATCAACCATCTCGTTTCTGTTTGCTACTGTCCTTGTCTGTGTTGTTATGGTCAGTATTCTTTTACTTCCATTTTGTGTTCATTGGAGGCGGTACCGTCGATGAATTCATAAAACTAGAACCTAATCCATCCCAAACCCAGCCATCCAAGGCACGTCGTCCGCCTCCGGAGAGTTATCCGTTTATACGGGCTTTGAAAACAGTAGAGAACAAGAGCGATCCTTGTGGGGGAAGGTACATCTATGTCCATGACCTCGCTCCACAGTTCAATGAGGATATGCTCAAAGAGTGCAAGACTCTTAGCCTCTGGACCAATATGTGCAAGTTCACCACCAATGCTGGGCTTGGCCCGCCATTGGAGAATGTGGAAGGGGTTTTCTCTAATACTGGTTGGCATGCCACCAACCAGTTTGCCGTGGATGTGATCTTCAGCAACAGAATGAAGCAGTATGAGTGTTTGACGCAAAATTCTTCGATTGCTGCTGCCATTTTTGTTCCATTCTATGCTGGGTTGGATATATCCCGCTACCTTTGGGGTTACAATATCTCTGTTCGGGATGCATCATCTCTAGCTTTGGTGGATTGGCTTGTCAAGAGACCTGAGTGGAAGGTTATGGGTGGTAAGGATCATTTCCTGGTTGCTGGCCGAATAACATGGGATTTCAGAAGACTAAGTGATCAAGATTCTGACTGGGGTAGCAAGCTTTTGTTTCTCCCAGCTGCGAAGAACATGTCGATGCTTGTGGTTGAATCTAGTCCATGGAATGCCAATGATTTTGCTATACCTTATCCTACCTACTTCCATCCAGCAAAGGATGCTGATGTCTTTGTATGGCAGGATCGGATGAGGAAATTGGAGAGACCATGGCTTTTCTCATTTGCTGGAGCTCCACGTCCTGGCAATCCCAAATCAATTAGAGGGCAGATCATAGACCAGTGCAGGAATTCCAAGGTGTGTAAGTTACTGGAATGTGATTTTGGAGAGAGTAAGTGTCATTCTCCCAGTAGTATAATGCAGATGTTCCAGAGTTCTCTGTTTTGCCTTCAACCTCAAGGTGATTCATACACACGAAGATCAGCATTTGACTCGATGTTGGCTGGTTGTATACCTGTCTTCTTCCATCCTGGCTCAGCTTACGCGCAATACACTTGGCATCTGCCAAGGAATTATTCGAAGTACTCTGTGTTCATTTCAGAGGATGATATTCATAAGAGGAAGGTTAGCATAGAGGAAAGGCTTCTGCAAATTTCTCCAGAGCAGGTGAAGATCATGAGGGAGGAGGTTATAAGCCTCATACCAAGATTGATATATGCAGATCCAAGGTCAAGACTGGAGACTCTTAAAGATGCATTTGATGTAGCGGTGCAGTCTGTTATTGACAAAGTTACCAAGTTGAGAGAGGACATCATTAAAGGTCGTGAAGATCCTAATTTTATTGAGGAGACCGCTTGGAAGTATGCGCTGTTAGAGGAAGGACAATATGAGGTAGGGCCTCATGTATGGGATCCTTTCTTCTCAAAACCGAAGGATAATGGGGATTCAGATGGCTCATCTGTAGAAGCTTCTAAAAATTCTTGGAAGAATGAGCTAACGGCTAAATCATGA
- the LOC122669650 gene encoding xyloglucan galactosyltransferase MUR3-like isoform X3, with the protein MRRRLSECSTPDLMLKATGKNQPSRFCLLLSLSVLLWSVFFYFHFVFIGGGTVDEFIKLEPNPSQTQPSKARRPPPESYPFIRALKTVENKSDPCGGRYIYVHDLAPQFNEDMLKECKTLSLWTNMCKFTTNAGLGPPLENVEGVFSNTGWHATNQFAVDVIFSNRMKQYECLTQNSSIAAAIFVPFYAGLDISRYLWGYNISVRDASSLALVDWLVKRPEWKVMGGKDHFLVAGRITWDFRRLSDQDSDWGSKLLFLPAAKNMSMLVVESSPWNANDFAIPYPTYFHPAKDADVFVWQDRMRKLERPWLFSFAGAPRPGNPKSIRGQIIDQCRNSKVCKLLECDFGESKCHSPSSIMQMFQSSLFCLQPQGDSYTRRSAFDSMLAGCIPVFFHPGSAYAQYTWHLPRNYSKYSVFISEDDIHKRKVSIEERLLQISPEQVKIMREEVISLIPRLIYADPRSRLETLKDAFDVAVQSVIDKVTKLREDIIKGREDPNFIEETAWKYALLEEGQYEVGPHVWDPFFSKPKDNGGRAS; encoded by the coding sequence ATGAGACGTCGCCTGTCGGAGTGCAGTACTCCTGACCTAATGCTGAAGGCTACCGGAAAGAATCAACCATCTCGTTTCTGTTTGCTACTGTCCTTGTCTGTGTTGTTATGGTCAGTATTCTTTTACTTCCATTTTGTGTTCATTGGAGGCGGTACCGTCGATGAATTCATAAAACTAGAACCTAATCCATCCCAAACCCAGCCATCCAAGGCACGTCGTCCGCCTCCGGAGAGTTATCCGTTTATACGGGCTTTGAAAACAGTAGAGAACAAGAGCGATCCTTGTGGGGGAAGGTACATCTATGTCCATGACCTCGCTCCACAGTTCAATGAGGATATGCTCAAAGAGTGCAAGACTCTTAGCCTCTGGACCAATATGTGCAAGTTCACCACCAATGCTGGGCTTGGCCCGCCATTGGAGAATGTGGAAGGGGTTTTCTCTAATACTGGTTGGCATGCCACCAACCAGTTTGCCGTGGATGTGATCTTCAGCAACAGAATGAAGCAGTATGAGTGTTTGACGCAAAATTCTTCGATTGCTGCTGCCATTTTTGTTCCATTCTATGCTGGGTTGGATATATCCCGCTACCTTTGGGGTTACAATATCTCTGTTCGGGATGCATCATCTCTAGCTTTGGTGGATTGGCTTGTCAAGAGACCTGAGTGGAAGGTTATGGGTGGTAAGGATCATTTCCTGGTTGCTGGCCGAATAACATGGGATTTCAGAAGACTAAGTGATCAAGATTCTGACTGGGGTAGCAAGCTTTTGTTTCTCCCAGCTGCGAAGAACATGTCGATGCTTGTGGTTGAATCTAGTCCATGGAATGCCAATGATTTTGCTATACCTTATCCTACCTACTTCCATCCAGCAAAGGATGCTGATGTCTTTGTATGGCAGGATCGGATGAGGAAATTGGAGAGACCATGGCTTTTCTCATTTGCTGGAGCTCCACGTCCTGGCAATCCCAAATCAATTAGAGGGCAGATCATAGACCAGTGCAGGAATTCCAAGGTGTGTAAGTTACTGGAATGTGATTTTGGAGAGAGTAAGTGTCATTCTCCCAGTAGTATAATGCAGATGTTCCAGAGTTCTCTGTTTTGCCTTCAACCTCAAGGTGATTCATACACACGAAGATCAGCATTTGACTCGATGTTGGCTGGTTGTATACCTGTCTTCTTCCATCCTGGCTCAGCTTACGCGCAATACACTTGGCATCTGCCAAGGAATTATTCGAAGTACTCTGTGTTCATTTCAGAGGATGATATTCATAAGAGGAAGGTTAGCATAGAGGAAAGGCTTCTGCAAATTTCTCCAGAGCAGGTGAAGATCATGAGGGAGGAGGTTATAAGCCTCATACCAAGATTGATATATGCAGATCCAAGGTCAAGACTGGAGACTCTTAAAGATGCATTTGATGTAGCGGTGCAGTCTGTTATTGACAAAGTTACCAAGTTGAGAGAGGACATCATTAAAGGTCGTGAAGATCCTAATTTTATTGAGGAGACCGCTTGGAAGTATGCGCTGTTAGAGGAAGGACAATATGAGGTAGGGCCTCATGTATGGGATCCTTTCTTCTCAAAACCGAAGGATAATG
- the LOC122669650 gene encoding xyloglucan galactosyltransferase MUR3-like isoform X2 yields MRRRLSECSTPDLMLKATGKNQPSRFCLLLSLSVLLWSVFFYFHFVFIGGGTVDEFIKLEPNPSQTQPSKARRPPPESYPFIRALKTVENKSDPCGGRYIYVHDLAPQFNEDMLKECKTLSLWTNMCKFTTNAGLGPPLENVEGVFSNTGWHATNQFAVDVIFSNRMKQYECLTQNSSIAAAIFVPFYAGLDISRYLWGYNISVRDASSLALVDWLVKRPEWKVMGGKDHFLVAGRITWDFRRLSDQDSDWGSKLLFLPAAKNMSMLVVESSPWNANDFAIPYPTYFHPAKDADVFVWQDRMRKLERPWLFSFAGAPRPGNPKSIRGQIIDQCRNSKVCKLLECDFGESKCHSPSSIMQMFQSSLFCLQPQGDSYTRRSAFDSMLAGCIPVFFHPGSAYAQYTWHLPRNYSKYSVFISEDDIHKRKVSIEERLLQISPEQVKIMREEVISLIPRLIYADPRSRLETLKDAFDVAVQSVIDKVTKLREDIIKGREDPNFIEETAWKYALLEEGQYEVGPHVWDPFFSKPKDNGGRAS; encoded by the coding sequence ATGAGACGTCGCCTGTCGGAGTGCAGTACTCCTGACCTAATGCTGAAGGCTACCGGAAAGAATCAACCATCTCGTTTCTGTTTGCTACTGTCCTTGTCTGTGTTGTTATGGTCAGTATTCTTTTACTTCCATTTTGTGTTCATTGGAGGCGGTACCGTCGATGAATTCATAAAACTAGAACCTAATCCATCCCAAACCCAGCCATCCAAGGCACGTCGTCCGCCTCCGGAGAGTTATCCGTTTATACGGGCTTTGAAAACAGTAGAGAACAAGAGCGATCCTTGTGGGGGAAGGTACATCTATGTCCATGACCTCGCTCCACAGTTCAATGAGGATATGCTCAAAGAGTGCAAGACTCTTAGCCTCTGGACCAATATGTGCAAGTTCACCACCAATGCTGGGCTTGGCCCGCCATTGGAGAATGTGGAAGGGGTTTTCTCTAATACTGGTTGGCATGCCACCAACCAGTTTGCCGTGGATGTGATCTTCAGCAACAGAATGAAGCAGTATGAGTGTTTGACGCAAAATTCTTCGATTGCTGCTGCCATTTTTGTTCCATTCTATGCTGGGTTGGATATATCCCGCTACCTTTGGGGTTACAATATCTCTGTTCGGGATGCATCATCTCTAGCTTTGGTGGATTGGCTTGTCAAGAGACCTGAGTGGAAGGTTATGGGTGGTAAGGATCATTTCCTGGTTGCTGGCCGAATAACATGGGATTTCAGAAGACTAAGTGATCAAGATTCTGACTGGGGTAGCAAGCTTTTGTTTCTCCCAGCTGCGAAGAACATGTCGATGCTTGTGGTTGAATCTAGTCCATGGAATGCCAATGATTTTGCTATACCTTATCCTACCTACTTCCATCCAGCAAAGGATGCTGATGTCTTTGTATGGCAGGATCGGATGAGGAAATTGGAGAGACCATGGCTTTTCTCATTTGCTGGAGCTCCACGTCCTGGCAATCCCAAATCAATTAGAGGGCAGATCATAGACCAGTGCAGGAATTCCAAGGTGTGTAAGTTACTGGAATGTGATTTTGGAGAGAGTAAGTGTCATTCTCCCAGTAGTATAATGCAGATGTTCCAGAGTTCTCTGTTTTGCCTTCAACCTCAAGGTGATTCATACACACGAAGATCAGCATTTGACTCGATGTTGGCTGGTTGTATACCTGTCTTCTTCCATCCTGGCTCAGCTTACGCGCAATACACTTGGCATCTGCCAAGGAATTATTCGAAGTACTCTGTGTTCATTTCAGAGGATGATATTCATAAGAGGAAGGTTAGCATAGAGGAAAGGCTTCTGCAAATTTCTCCAGAGCAGGTGAAGATCATGAGGGAGGAGGTTATAAGCCTCATACCAAGATTGATATATGCAGATCCAAGGTCAAGACTGGAGACTCTTAAAGATGCATTTGATGTAGCGGTGCAGTCTGTTATTGACAAAGTTACCAAGTTGAGAGAGGACATCATTAAAGGTCGTGAAGATCCTAATTTTATTGAGGAGACCGCTTGGAAGTATGCGCTGTTAGAGGAAGGACAATATGAGGTAGGGCCTCATGTATGGGATCCTTTCTTCTCAAAACCGAAGGATAATGGGG